Part of the Tolypothrix sp. PCC 7910 genome, TAATCAAGTTAAATTCAGATTTGATTTCTGGTAAAGGCGGAAATTGAGAAAATGACGATGGCGGTTGCACTAATCCTGCTGCCAGGACTCGCAAATTTTCTTGTGCTAAAAACTTAGGTTTTTGTAATTGTAATCCTAGGTTTAAAGCAATCGCATATTTTTCAATTAAATACTGTTGACCGTCATGAAGTACTGCCATTGGGACATTTCGCAATGCACCATCCAGTACAAAAACTAAAGTCTTGACCTGACTACGTTGTAACTCTAACTCTATTGGTTGAATTAGCCAACTATATAATTGCTGAGATAGAGATTTAACTTCCTCGCTTCTGTCAGGTTCATTTAAATACTCTCGCAATTGTTGGGAAACATTTTCTATTTGAATTTGAGATTGATTAACAACATAATGCCGCAGTTCTTGTTGAGGAAGTTTAACAATTAATTGTAATTTGTCTTTTAAGATAATTGGATAAATAATAGCAGCAGTAGGATTATCCTGATCTACAACTTCATCTAGGACAATTTTTGTTGTATTCAAGCAAGCTTCGCGAAAAAAATTATCTAATTCTGCTAGCTGTAACGCCTCAATAATTTGTCTAGCTTTATCTAATGTTTGCTGATTGGGCTTTGGTGTTTGGGTATCCAAAAGCAATGCTACTAATTCGCGGTAAACAGGCTCTACACTTTCTTTAAATGAAAATTGCACGTCTCGATTAACTGCAACCAAGTCACTTCTCAGAGACTGTAATTCATTAACAGCCGCATCATAGGCTGCAATTGCTCCAGTTGTATTACCTTGCGCTTTGAGCAAACGTCCTAGTTGCCAATGCCAGTTGTAAGCAATATCTGGTGCATCTAGAGATTCAGCCAACGTCAATGCTTGCTGTGTCAGCTTTTGGGCATTCAACCATTGTTGGTTTTGCTCATACAGCTTGCCCAAAGTACCAATAGCATAAGATTCTGCGCGACCATCGCCAAGGGCTGCGGCTAGTTTCACGGCTGTAGCGAGCATTTTAGCAGACAATTCTGTAGCTGAGGAGCCATTAATAGGGCTGAGAGATTGCTGCTGCTTGGCAGCTTTAATTAAGCTTTCCGCAAAATGAATTCTGGCATAAACTGCTACTTGTGAGAGGGGGAGACTATCTAGCTCTGTACTAATTTGCTTTAGCAGGGGTTGTGCTGGTGTCCATTGCTGTGTAATTAATAGCACACTCACAAGATTGATTTGCCCTTGAACCTTAGTAATTGCTGAAGGCGCTGTGGCTATAGCTTGTTGATAAAATGCGATCGCAGTTTGGTAATCATCCCCAATTCTAAAATTGTTACCTAAACTGAGTAACGCTGCGCTAATTTCTGGTTTTGATTGCAAATTCTCGGCAGTTTTGAGGCTATTTTGTAGAGCTTGACGGGATTGCGCTAAATCTCCAGTTAACTGGAGTGCATCGCCAAGCGATCGCAATTCTACAGCTTTAGTCAAAGAATCCGGTTGAGATTGTAAATTTTTGCCTACCTCCAGCAACATTGTCAAAGCACGACGGTAGAATCCTAATATCTGCAATGCCTGTGCTTGATTAATTTGACTGCGATTTATCCCTGTGCGATCGCTCAGTTGAGTATACACTACCTCAGCTTTTTGCCAGGTTTCTAATGCTTGTTGCGGCTGACCTCGATCTAATTGCACATTACCTTGAATTTCCTGCGTTTGCGCTAAAACTTGCAAATGTGGTTTGGAATTTTCAGTTGCTAGCAGTTGCAAACTGTTATTGATGGCTGTGGTGGCTTCAGCAAACATCCCACGCTGTTTGTAAACTAGGGCAAGATTGCTGAGGGTTACTGCTTGTCTTAGTTCGTCTTTTTGCCCTTGATATTGTTGAAATACTCTCAACAAAACTTCTTGTGCTTCTAGTAATCTACCTGTTTCATAGAGTATTTTTCCTTGTTGCTCTAAATCTTTGACAGCTATTTTTGATGTGGATAAATGCTGAACTGGTAAATCAGTTGCGTAAGATGCTCTCAAGACAGGTGTAACTATCACAAACACAGTTAATAGCAATAGCAACAGGTAAGCAGACAAAGGACGAGATTGCTGTTTTTTACTTTTTGCTAACTTTAGAAAAGATATTAACCGATTTCTCATCATCAGTAAGTGGGCGCAATTAAGCTGAACTCTGGAAAGTTTATGCTTAACCACAAGCCGCTTCTCTACAAAAGACTACGCGTAGCTTGCTTCTCTGTAGGAGTACGGGTCTATATTAACGCAATCCTTGACATCTTGCGTGCAGGTTGTGTATTGTGAATCCGAGCAAACGATTGTCCCAAGTGTAAAACTGTGGATAATTATGGAAAACTATACATGATAAAAAATTCATAACAGGTTATATTTTCTAATCCAACCGGATTAACATAGTAGGAATAACAGAGTTTATTTGATGATTCTATGCTGTTTTAATTAGAAGGCATTACAATGATAGCGTTTATTAGGAGATAGCTATCATGGGTGAATCCAAACGTAGAAAACAGCAAGAGGCGAATTACGGCACAGTTAAAAATCCTGTTAAAAACCTCATGAAAATCTTCTGCCCTTTTTTTGAGGATTACGATAAATTGCAGCATCAAGATGCTGATGCTATATCGTTGATGATTGCTAAGGAAGGTTACAAAGAAACGGGATTGAAGGGAATAATTTTAAAAGGATATCTAGCAGAACATTTAGTCAAAGATTATCCACCGGAAGCTGAAATCATAGAAGGTTTCAAACAACATGGAAATATTTATGTGACTTCTACATTAGCATTAGCTTATTTGGAGAACTCTCATAATAAAGCGGAAAATCTCCAAAATTTCGAGAATTATAACCCATTAAATGAATTTATACTTATTGAAAGCAATGCTAAAAAGTACAATATAAATTTAGTGGCAGTATAGCAATTTTGCTGGATTCTTCTAAAATACTGGTGTAGACATTAATAATTAATCAATCTCTGTTACTAACCATTGCCACTCAGTTACTATGGTGTTGGGTATGTTAAGAACTAGTGGCTTTTTAGCAGAGATTGGCACATAAAGTTTGAGAGCATCGGTTGTTGGTAATTTAGGTAAAATATTTGTTAATTCATATTCGCCTACATTGGGTGCAGGTGTATTCAAAGCATAAGCATCGGATGCTAAAAGCAATTTTCCGCTGACTGTTTCAATTTCTAATGCTTGGGGGTGAGCAATTTCAACTACACCAGGAAATCCCACCAAGCGCAACCTTAAGTCTGGAACTACACTATTGTAATTCTGTTTAAATAACAGCACTTGCCAAGCATATCCGAATTCATCTTTGATAGATACTTGGGAATGGTAACGCAAAATACCAGGTGAAGCGTGATGCTGACGCAGTAGCGCCTGAGCTGATTTCACGCCCAATCCACCAAAAGACAATGCTAGAAGGATGGACAGAGTACAACACCAAAAATATTGCCAATATTTTTGTTTCATGTGATACATACACTTAATTTATTTAACTGGGCGATTAAGACTAGCTTGTTGAGAAAATTCCCATGACGTACTTATGGGCTTGCAGTTACGAGTCCAGCTGATAAATAATTTGACAGTTTTTTGATAGCAATAAACTGATAATAAATTAAAAGCGATCTAGAGCGATCGCAATCAAGCGATCAACACTGGAAGAAGTCACCAACTAAGTGCGTAGAGGGTCTGCGTCTTGTCACTAGACATCGCTTGTCATTATACAAATGACTTATGAATGCATCAAAGACAAGATACAGCCAACGAGCGCACCCAAAAGTAGCACTACACTACTGAAAGTACTGATGACAAAGCCAATCATGCGTTTTTCAGCAGCTTGGTAGTATCCCCAAGCGTAAGCAACTCTACCTACAAGCCAGATAGCACCAATTGCAGCCCCCCACAAAGAGTTAACGTAGAAAGAGAATATCCATAAAGCTGGTAGAAAAAAAATCATTTGCTCTATGGTATTTTGCTGGACGCGCAGCACTCGTTCAAAGTTAGCATCTCCTGTCATTTGGGGTGGTAGTATTTTATATCTGGCTCTAGCTCGACCAACATTAATTGTGATTACGAAGTACAACAGCAATGACAAAGTAGTTATCAGACTCGTCCAGGGCGACATATCAATAAATATTTTTGGGTACCAAAAAAGTATAATTCCTTAGTTTCATAATTGAGCAAGCACCCACAAGAGAATGGCACTAAGAGAAGGGTAAATTCATTAGACACGTCCGGAATATGAATTGGGTACAAAAAAATGGTAGAAAGTAAAATTGACCCTCTACCAAAATTTAATTAAATGATTAGTATATTTGATTATATACAAAAGTATCCACGAAGAGCAAAGCAACTTTTGGGGATTAGTTATGACCAATTTACTGACCTTGTAAACTATGCTAAAAACAGTCATGAAGAAGAACAACTCAAATTGGAACAGAAGAAAGTTAGAATACATCGTCGTGGAGGTGGACGCAAAGAATTATTATCCATCCCAGAACAAGTATGTTTGTGCTTGTTTTATCTGAGACAAATACCCACATTTGAAGTTTTAGGAATAATGTTTGGTATATCAAAAACTTTATCTAATGATACTTTTCATTACTGGAGAAAAATATTACGTAAGATTCTCCCTTCTAGTTTAATAGAGCAAGTAGAAAATAAAGAAGGAGATTTGCTCATTATACAAGAAATATTAACGAATTTTAAGTTGCTAGTTGATAGCGTAGAACAGCCTATAGATAGACCATCTGACAACGAAGAACAGAAAAAGTTCTTTTCGGGAAAGAAAAAACAGCATACTATAAAAAACCAGATAGTTTCCTTGCCAGAGGGAAAAGATATTATTGATGTTACAGTAGGCTCTCCAGGGCCAACAGCAGACATAAAATTATTTAGAGAGCAACAAACAAAATTTGATGAAAAACAAGAATTTACGGGAGATAAAGCGTATCAAGGTGGGAATAATATTACTACCCCTCATAAGAAGAAAAGAAAACAACAATTAAATGAACAACAAAAAGAAGAAAATAAAGCTCTATCAAGTAAGCGTATATTTGTTGAGCATTTAATACGTATTGTAAAAATTTTCCAAGTGGCATCACAAAGATTTAGATTAAATGCTGATGTTTATAATGAAATAGTTTTGTTAGTTTGTGGTCTAGTAAGACTGCGAATTGGCACTTTCGTATTACCGAATAGCGCCATAAATTAGTATCAATTAAAAATTGTGTTTGCGTTAGGCAAGATTATGTATTTTTCTGCTCTAAACTATCAGTAACTATATCAAACACTTATTGTTCCATTGCAACAGAATCTGCAAGGACTGGTCTCAAAGCCTTGTAAATATAGGCTTGCGAGTTTTCGGACGGGTCTATTATCTGTAAGGCTTTTGGGTGGGAG contains:
- a CDS encoding CHAT domain-containing protein; translation: MRNRLISFLKLAKSKKQQSRPLSAYLLLLLLTVFVIVTPVLRASYATDLPVQHLSTSKIAVKDLEQQGKILYETGRLLEAQEVLLRVFQQYQGQKDELRQAVTLSNLALVYKQRGMFAEATTAINNSLQLLATENSKPHLQVLAQTQEIQGNVQLDRGQPQQALETWQKAEVVYTQLSDRTGINRSQINQAQALQILGFYRRALTMLLEVGKNLQSQPDSLTKAVELRSLGDALQLTGDLAQSRQALQNSLKTAENLQSKPEISAALLSLGNNFRIGDDYQTAIAFYQQAIATAPSAITKVQGQINLVSVLLITQQWTPAQPLLKQISTELDSLPLSQVAVYARIHFAESLIKAAKQQQSLSPINGSSATELSAKMLATAVKLAAALGDGRAESYAIGTLGKLYEQNQQWLNAQKLTQQALTLAESLDAPDIAYNWHWQLGRLLKAQGNTTGAIAAYDAAVNELQSLRSDLVAVNRDVQFSFKESVEPVYRELVALLLDTQTPKPNQQTLDKARQIIEALQLAELDNFFREACLNTTKIVLDEVVDQDNPTAAIIYPIILKDKLQLIVKLPQQELRHYVVNQSQIQIENVSQQLREYLNEPDRSEEVKSLSQQLYSWLIQPIELELQRSQVKTLVFVLDGALRNVPMAVLHDGQQYLIEKYAIALNLGLQLQKPKFLAQENLRVLAAGLVQPPSSFSQFPPLPEIKSEFNLITKAGVSTTKLLDQEFTSQALEGKLKSVPFNVVHLATHGQFSSRPENTYVLATDGPINVTDFDLLLRRRDELYPEAIELLILSACQTAAGDNRATLGLAGVAVRAGARSTIASLWNVGDRSTAILIGEFYRELVAATVTKAEALRHAQLTLLKKYPNYSRPAFWAPYVLVGNWL
- a CDS encoding DUF3122 domain-containing protein; this encodes MKSAQALLRQHHASPGILRYHSQVSIKDEFGYAWQVLLFKQNYNSVVPDLRLRLVGFPGVVEIAHPQALEIETVSGKLLLASDAYALNTPAPNVGEYELTNILPKLPTTDALKLYVPISAKKPLVLNIPNTIVTEWQWLVTEID
- a CDS encoding MAPEG family protein, with protein sequence MSPWTSLITTLSLLLYFVITINVGRARARYKILPPQMTGDANFERVLRVQQNTIEQMIFFLPALWIFSFYVNSLWGAAIGAIWLVGRVAYAWGYYQAAEKRMIGFVISTFSSVVLLLGALVGCILSLMHS
- a CDS encoding transposase family protein codes for the protein MISIFDYIQKYPRRAKQLLGISYDQFTDLVNYAKNSHEEEQLKLEQKKVRIHRRGGGRKELLSIPEQVCLCLFYLRQIPTFEVLGIMFGISKTLSNDTFHYWRKILRKILPSSLIEQVENKEGDLLIIQEILTNFKLLVDSVEQPIDRPSDNEEQKKFFSGKKKQHTIKNQIVSLPEGKDIIDVTVGSPGPTADIKLFREQQTKFDEKQEFTGDKAYQGGNNITTPHKKKRKQQLNEQQKEENKALSSKRIFVEHLIRIVKIFQVASQRFRLNADVYNEIVLLVCGLVRLRIGTFVLPNSAIN